The genomic stretch ACCAGCACGTGGAAACTCATCGCGATCAAAAATGGTTACTTGACCTTTGCGTCCTGGTACTTCTACAGGCACAATCTCATCTTGGAATCGTCCTGATTCAATAGCAGCCTCTGCTTTTTGCTGGCTAGCAGCTGCAAAAGAGTCCTGTTCTTCACGCGTAATGCTATATTTATCACATAAATTTTCTGCTGTAATTCCCATATGATAATCATTAAAAGCACACCATAATCCATCTTGAATCATGCTATCAACGACTTTTTGATCTCCCATTTTAAATCCATTGCGAGCATTCTTTAACAAATATGGCGCTTGGCTCATATTTTCCATTCCACCCGCTACGATAACTTCAGCATCACCAGCAAGGATCGCTTGAGTTGCAAGATGAACTGCCTTTAGTCCTGATCCACACACTTTGTTGATTGTTAATGAAGAAACTGTTTCTGGTAATCCAGCTGCAAGAGCTGCTTGTCTAGCCGGGTTTTGACCTAATCCAGCTTGCAAGACGTTCCCCATAATTACTTCATCTACATCATTTGCTGCGATTCCTGCTTTATTTAGTGCTTCTTTAATGACTACTCCACCTAAAGTTGGCGCAGAAACATTTTGTAAGCCTCCCCCAAAGCTGCCGATTGCCGTTCTAACAGCGCTTACAATGACCACTTCTGTTTGACTCATGTCGTTAACCTCTCCTTACTGTTTGATTACTGTCACATATATGCTTATTCGACAACCAACTTAATTTTCCTGTTGTAATTTCGATTATTTTGTAAAAATTTATAATTTTTATTGAATTTAAACTTCCATCCTTTAAAATAAGTAATTGAAAGCGTTATCAAAAAAAGGAGGAGAATTATGTCATTACCTTCTAAAGCAACCATCATTGAAGTGGGACCGCGAGATGGGCTCCAAAATGAAAAAGCGTTTGTACCAACTCCTGTAAAAATTCAGTTTATTTCTTTACTAAAAGAAGCTGGCCTATCGGAGATTGAATTAACTTCTTTTGTGTCGCCAAAATGGGTACCTCAAATGAAAGATGCAAATCGAATTATGCAAGCATTTCCATTGCAGCATTCTACTAATGACCGTCATATTGTTCTCGTTCCAAATGAGCAAGGCCTAACTAAAGCGCTTGAAGAAAATTGTCAATCTGTTGCTTTATTTATCGGCGTCAGCAACTCGTTTAACCAGCATAATATTAATAAAACTACCACTGAAGCTCTTCACCAGCAGCTACCTCTTATTGAGAAGCTTAAAGAACGTAACGCCTACATTCGCACATGCATATCAACTTCCTTTTATTGTCCGTATGAAGGGAAAATTAATCCAGACAAAACCATTGAACTGTGCGCACGCTTTGTAGAAGCTGGCGTAAACGAGCTAAGCATCGCCGATACAATTGGAATGGCTAACCCCAAAGACGTTTTTACTCTCTTTTCATCATTGAAACGCGCATTTCCTACGGTTTTGCTAAATGCACACTTTCACGATACAAGAGGAATAGCCATGGCTAATATTTATGCTTGCCTTCAAGCTGGCGTCATGCGCTTTGACTCTTCAGCTGGCGGAATTGGCGGATGCCCATTTGCTAAAGGTGCAACAGGAAACATTGCAACAGAAGACTTAGTTTTTATGTTAGATGAGATGGGTGTTCAAACAAACGTGAACAGTGAAAAGCTTCTGGCTGCTGTTTCGTATATTGAACCTTACCTTTCACATCCAATTTCAAGCAAACAATATCGCCTCTATCAATTAGCTAAGCAATAAGAAAGTAAAAAAGCACGGTAGAATCTACCGCGCTTTTGCTGACTGGTCAATAATTGACATTCTTGGATTTAAAATTTGGGATGGACTTTTTAGCATGAATGTTCCAGCAGCATCACTGTAATCAATCGTCATATTATCATCCATAAACACTTGCTTTGTTTTCTCAACAAGAATGTCACCACCATTTGTTGAAACAACAACATCATCAAATTCTTTATCAGCAACAATCCAAAGTGATGTAACGCCGCTTACAACACAGCCACAGCCGTCCGTATCATATTTCAATTTTAAAAACAGAGATGAGTTTTGGTCATATTTTTCAGCCACTTTTTCAAGAGCACGATTAGTAAATGTAATATTCATTCTATCGCTCCTTTTAAATAAATGTATAAACGATGCGAACATGTTTATATAATGAAGTATAATATACAATGCTCACTCCATAAACTATTACGCTCATTAATATAGACTATGGAAGAGCGCTTATCATACATAAGGAGGAATTAACTTGTCAAAAGTTCAAATCAAGGTAATGGATAACGGATCATTTCGAGTGACTGGTGATGTTGAATTGATCGATGCTGAGGGTAATAAGTATGAAACGAAACCCACGTTTTCACTATGTCGATGTGGCATGTCACAAAAGATGCCCTTTTGTGACGGAAATCATAAAGGTAAATTTGAGTCTTGTGTGCGTGCTAAAGCCGTATTAGACGAGTAATCTGTAACTGCTTCAATGAGTAATAACTCCTCTGTATCTGGGCTAGCTACAGATTTAGATTGATTCGGATGTAATGCTGAACAAGAGGCTGTTACACCTCTCACTCGAACAATGGCTATTGATGATGAACGGGAGACTGCATTGCGGTTGATGGAGGTCACACGGCATACACACGTCCTGGTAAAATGCTTTATGACCCAGCCTACAAAAAATAAGCTCATGCCCATTGAGGGCATTGAGCTTATTTTTTATAAAACGCATTTCCTGCTAGTGTTTCAACCAACCGAGGCGCAACCTGATAAATTGTAGAGCCAATGCCCATCCATCTTGGCAAGTTAATCTCTCGCTTATTGGTGCCAATCGATTCAACGACTTTTTTTGCAACATCCACTGGGTCAAGCATCATATTTTTCATGCTCTTTTCATAGGAACCTGTTTGATCGGCAATTGTAAAAAAGTTGGTTTGAATTGGACCTGGATTAACTGCAGTGACGCGTACATTAGTTTTAGCAATTTCGAGACGTAGTCCATTTGTAAATCCTAATACAGCATGCTTTGAAGCAGCGTATCCGCTAGATTTAGGCGTAGCAAGCTTACCTGCTTGAGACGCGATATTAATAATGTGACCTTCATTTCTTTCTAACATAGCTGGTAAAACAGCTTTCGTACACGCGATTAGCCCTAGTACATTTACTTGAAACATGGACGAAATTGTATCCATCGAAGCTTCCGTCACTTCCTCAAACACACCAAAGCCAGCGTTGTTAATCAGCACATCAATTTTAGGAACATCTTCCATAATTTTACCTATGACAACTTCAACATCACTTAGATTGGCAACATCTAATCGATATGTACGGCAAGTAACTCCATGCTTCTCACTAATCTGTTCTGATACTTCTTGAAGGCGGGCTTCATTTCTAGCAACAAGGATTGGGTTAGCTCCTTTTTTAGCTACTTCATAGCTAATCATTTCTCCTAATCCGCCAGATGCACCCGTAATTAAAATATACTTTCCTTTAAGATTATTCATTTTTACACCTCAATTGTACAAACTCAGTGTTTTTAATCTTATCTTTCTATACTTAAAAAAACAAGCTCAATGAGTATGATAAACAAAATGATTCCCTTCATATTGACAACTAATTTGGCGGAGGCTTTCAAGATAGTCTAGTTGCCCTACCGTTTCAGACATCGTCAACCCTAATTCTTTTTCATACACGGATGGAAACAAGAATTTACAAACATCGAATGCAGACATCGGCTTGTTCTTTAAAAGCTGATATACTTTTTCAGCTCGTTCTCTTTGCTTAGCTAGTCGTTCTGACACAAGCTTACTTACTTCATTCACTTCGTCTCCATGGCCTGTGTAGATACATGAAATAGGCAATTCAGAAAGACGACGAAGAGATGAATTATATTGAAGCATTGATTTCTTTCGTTCCTCACCTTCATGATACGGAGGCTCAATAAGTGGATTAGATGAAATATGCTTAAGCAACACATCTCCCCCAATTAAAGTTTCGCTTTGCTCGTGATATACAGCAATATGACTTTGAGCATGCCCTGGCACTTCAATAATACTCCAATCTTCCAAACCTTTTATTAGACTACCTTCTTGAATTTGAGTTGTTAGTGACCTGTCACAAGAATACTTCATTGAATGACGTAAGCCTT from Bacillus sp. 1780r2a1 encodes the following:
- a CDS encoding acetyl-CoA C-acetyltransferase, producing MSQTEVVIVSAVRTAIGSFGGGLQNVSAPTLGGVVIKEALNKAGIAANDVDEVIMGNVLQAGLGQNPARQAALAAGLPETVSSLTINKVCGSGLKAVHLATQAILAGDAEVIVAGGMENMSQAPYLLKNARNGFKMGDQKVVDSMIQDGLWCAFNDYHMGITAENLCDKYSITREEQDSFAAASQQKAEAAIESGRFQDEIVPVEVPGRKGQVTIFDRDEFPRAGTTAESLGKLRPAFKKDGSVTAGNASGINDGAAAVVVMSRQKADELGLTPLVTIKSNASAGVDPSIMGIGPVSAVKKALEKAAVSLEDVELVEANEAFAAQSIAVDRELKFNQETLNVNGGAIALGHPIGASGTRVLVSLIHEMQKREAKLGLATLCIGGGQGVATLVERP
- a CDS encoding hydroxymethylglutaryl-CoA lyase, with the protein product MSLPSKATIIEVGPRDGLQNEKAFVPTPVKIQFISLLKEAGLSEIELTSFVSPKWVPQMKDANRIMQAFPLQHSTNDRHIVLVPNEQGLTKALEENCQSVALFIGVSNSFNQHNINKTTTEALHQQLPLIEKLKERNAYIRTCISTSFYCPYEGKINPDKTIELCARFVEAGVNELSIADTIGMANPKDVFTLFSSLKRAFPTVLLNAHFHDTRGIAMANIYACLQAGVMRFDSSAGGIGGCPFAKGATGNIATEDLVFMLDEMGVQTNVNSEKLLAAVSYIEPYLSHPISSKQYRLYQLAKQ
- a CDS encoding iron-sulfur cluster biosynthesis family protein translates to MNITFTNRALEKVAEKYDQNSSLFLKLKYDTDGCGCVVSGVTSLWIVADKEFDDVVVSTNGGDILVEKTKQVFMDDNMTIDYSDAAGTFMLKSPSQILNPRMSIIDQSAKAR
- a CDS encoding CDGSH iron-sulfur domain-containing protein, with the protein product MDNGSFRVTGDVELIDAEGNKYETKPTFSLCRCGMSQKMPFCDGNHKGKFESCVRAKAVLDE
- a CDS encoding SDR family oxidoreductase — its product is MNNLKGKYILITGASGGLGEMISYEVAKKGANPILVARNEARLQEVSEQISEKHGVTCRTYRLDVANLSDVEVVIGKIMEDVPKIDVLINNAGFGVFEEVTEASMDTISSMFQVNVLGLIACTKAVLPAMLERNEGHIINIASQAGKLATPKSSGYAASKHAVLGFTNGLRLEIAKTNVRVTAVNPGPIQTNFFTIADQTGSYEKSMKNMMLDPVDVAKKVVESIGTNKREINLPRWMGIGSTIYQVAPRLVETLAGNAFYKK
- a CDS encoding MBL fold metallo-hydrolase, which gives rise to MKEQIHKFILPTPFAVGDVNVYVLKGESITLIDAGVKTEEAWNSFTKQLNEIGLHVEDIDQVLLTHHHPDHVGMLDYFSPDTPVIGHWRNEPWISKDSAFFDRYDEFFTGFFTQLGVDERFRKYLKGLRHSMKYSCDRSLTTQIQEGSLIKGLEDWSIIEVPGHAQSHIAVYHEQSETLIGGDVLLKHISSNPLIEPPYHEGEERKKSMLQYNSSLRRLSELPISCIYTGHGDEVNEVSKLVSERLAKQRERAEKVYQLLKNKPMSAFDVCKFLFPSVYEKELGLTMSETVGQLDYLESLRQISCQYEGNHFVYHTH